The window CTACGGCCTGGTCCTCATCCTCGTGGTGCGGTTCCGGCCGGGAGGGGTCCTGGTGAGGAACGCATGAGCGACGTGCTGCTGGACGTGCGCGACCTGGAGCGTCACTTCGAGGGCCTGGCCGCGGTCGACGGGATCTCGTTCACGGTCGGACGCGGCGAGGTCGTGTCGATCATCGGGCCGAACGGCTCGGGGAAGACCACGACGCTGAACCTCGTGACCGGCGCCCTCCGGCCGAACGGCGGGACCATCGCGCTGGACGGCGAGCGGATCGACCGCGCGGACAGCGCGAAGATCGCCGAGCACGGGATCGCGCGGACCTTCCAGAACGGGCGGGTCTTCGCGACGCTGTCGGTCGCCGACAACATCGAGGTCGGCCTCCACTCGACCCTCCGGGCGAACCGGCCGTTCCGGAGGCTCTCGAACCTCTTCCTGCTGCGCTGGGTCCCGCTGCTCGCGGAGCTGTACATCGCGATCGTCGGCACTCCCGCCTCCCGCCGGGAGCAGCGCAGGATCGACGAGGTGATCGCAGCCGAGATCGACCGCTTCGAGGCGCGCCTCGGGCCCCGCCGCGACGACCCGGCGTACTCGCTCAGCTACGCCAACCGGCGTCGCACGGAGATCGCCCGCGCGCTCGCCCTCGACCCCAAGCTGCTCGTGCTCGACGAGCCGACCGCCGGTATGAACCAGTCCGAGACCGCCGAGGTGCTCCAGCAGCTGCTCGAGCTGAAGGCGGCGGGGCAGACCATCCTGCTGGTGGAGCACAAGCTCGACCTCGTGATGACCGTGTCCGACCGCGTGATCGTGATGGACGGCGGCCGCATCATCGCGCAGGGCCGGCCGGAAGAGGTCCGCCGCGACACGGCGGTCGTCGAGGCGTACCTGGGCCGCCGCCGCGGGCTCGGAGGGGTGGACCTGGTATGACCGAGCTGCTCGCCCTCGACGACGTGAACGTCTACTACGGACCGTTCCACGCCCTCCGCGGCAACACCCTGACCGTGGGGGAGGGGGAGATCGTCTCGCTGCTCGGCGGCAACGCGAGCGGCAAGTCCACGACGATGAAGACCATCCTGGGCCTGGTGCGGCCGCGCACGGGCACGGTCCGGTTCGCCGGGGAGGACATCACGCAGGCCTCCACCCGCCGCCGGGTGCGGGCGGGGATCGCCTCGGTGCCCGAAGCGCGTCGCGTGTTCCCCGAGATGACCGTGGACGAGAACCTGATCGCGGGCGCCTACACCCGCCGCGACAAGGCGGGCATCGCCGAGGACCTCGACCGGATGCGCACCCACTTCCCGCGGCTCGCCGAGCGTCGCAAGCAGCAGGCGGGGACGCTGTCCGGCGGCGAG is drawn from Leifsonia shinshuensis and contains these coding sequences:
- a CDS encoding ABC transporter ATP-binding protein, with protein sequence MSDVLLDVRDLERHFEGLAAVDGISFTVGRGEVVSIIGPNGSGKTTTLNLVTGALRPNGGTIALDGERIDRADSAKIAEHGIARTFQNGRVFATLSVADNIEVGLHSTLRANRPFRRLSNLFLLRWVPLLAELYIAIVGTPASRREQRRIDEVIAAEIDRFEARLGPRRDDPAYSLSYANRRRTEIARALALDPKLLVLDEPTAGMNQSETAEVLQQLLELKAAGQTILLVEHKLDLVMTVSDRVIVMDGGRIIAQGRPEEVRRDTAVVEAYLGRRRGLGGVDLV
- a CDS encoding ABC transporter ATP-binding protein — encoded protein: MTELLALDDVNVYYGPFHALRGNTLTVGEGEIVSLLGGNASGKSTTMKTILGLVRPRTGTVRFAGEDITQASTRRRVRAGIASVPEARRVFPEMTVDENLIAGAYTRRDKAGIAEDLDRMRTHFPRLAERRKQQAGTLSGGEQQMLAFARALMSRPRLVCMDEPTMGLSPKLVDQVLDEIVRINRELGVAVLFVEQQAELALSIASRGYVLATGAIVLQGTARELLDDPQIQEAYLGKAV